The Arachis hypogaea cultivar Tifrunner chromosome 16, arahy.Tifrunner.gnm2.J5K5, whole genome shotgun sequence genome contains a region encoding:
- the LOC112758452 gene encoding uncharacterized protein, protein MSCSAAAECCCSEPNGNKSNNGRVTWEGCSVLLDINDGDRLVFARLSPAAKLKIGNKNCSLQPLIGTPFGSLFQLDGTSLSPFIPSPQADATNNEEIKDDGQPNVESRDNRELVDNNTAQTLTGEDIEAMRRQGAGGNEIIEALIANSATYEKKTAFSQEKYRRKKQKKYAPKVLMRRPVARSICEAYFKKYPSKIGFLRVDTLSLLLSMANVSANSDILVVDMISGLLTGAVAERLGGTGFVCNSYLGQSPYSMDIVRIFNFSDEICKRILRCPISDLLSSKESPEQILQVADVNDVCNVETQSNDPMGVTANTDEISHSSGNDISDLGAENENIPVIRACKATKAGEKAPQETIDSWKENGFSSLLIAAPEMDIWPLVRDVLPLLSNSAPFAIYHQYLQPLATCMHNLQLAKMAIGLQLSEPWLREYQVLTSRTHPSMQMSAFGGYILTGTRICSSSN, encoded by the exons atgtctTGTTCAGCAGCAGCAGAATGTTGTTGTTCTGAGCCGAATGGCAATAAAAGTAATAACGGAAGAGTGACGTGGGAAGGATGCAGCGTCTTGCTTGACATCAACGACGGTGACCGTCTCGTCTTCGCTCGCCTCTCCCCCGCTGc GAAATTGAAGATTGGGAATAAGAACTGCTCTCTCCAACCGTTAATCGGCACTCCCTTCGGTTCTCTCTTTCAGCTCGATGGCACTTCCCTCTCTCCTTTTATACCTTCCCCTCAAG CTGATGCTACTAACAATGAGGAAATAAAAGATGATGGTCAACCGAATGTTGAATCGAGGGATAATCGCGAATTGGTTGACAATAACACTGCACAAACCCTCACTGGTGAAGATATTGAAGCCATGCGAAG GCAGGGTGCAGGAGGTAATGAGATTATTGAAGCTCTCATTGCCAATAGTGCAACATATGAGAAGAAAACAGCATTTTCACAG GAGAAATATAGACGCAAGAAGCAGAAGAAATATGCACCAAAAGTACTTATGAGGCGTCCTGTTGCTAGAAG TATATGTGAGGCCTATTTTAAGAAGTATCCATCAAAAATTGG ATTCTTGCGGGTGGATACATTGTCTCTTCTACTTTCCATGGCGAATGTTTCTGCAAATTCTGACATTCTTGTAGTTGATATGATCAGTGGCCTTCTTACTGGTGCTGTGGCAGAACGTTTAGGAG GTACCGGCTTTGTATGCAACTCATATCTTGGGCAATCACCTTATTCCATGGATATTGTTAGGATATTTAACTTCAGTGATGAAATTTGCAAGAG AATCCTCCGTTGTCCCATTTCGGACCTGCTATCATCAAAAGAGTCACCCGAGCAAATTCTGCAAGTTGCTGATGTGAATGATGTCTGCAATGTTGAAACCCAGTCAAAT GATCCGATGGGTGTGACGGCCAACACAGATGAAATCAGCCATTCATCAGGAAATGACATTTCTGATCTTGGTGCTGAGAATGAGAACATTCCTGTTATAAGAGCTTGCAAAGCTACAAAAGCCGGAGAAAAAGCACCACAAGAAACCATTGATTCATGGAAGGAAAATGGGTTTTCAAG CCTACTTATTGCTGCTCCAGAGATGGATATTTGGCCACTGGTTCGAGATGTCTTGCCCCTTTTATCGAATTCTGCTCCATTTGCTATTTATCACCAATATCTTCAG CCTCTTGCAACTTGCATGCACAATCTACAGCTTGCAAAAATGGCCATTGGGTTGCAGTTATCAGAGCCTTGGTTACGTGAATACCAG GTTCTTACATCGAGAACTCATCCATCAATGCAAATGAGTGCATTTGGTGGCTACATTCTCACAGGGACTAGGATTTGCAGCAGTAGCAACTAA
- the LOC112758521 gene encoding uncharacterized protein, producing MALLALLPEHSLPNNNNGKTKINNNKQKQKHKQNQKQKQKEKQASSSSSSSSWEQIKNLISCKQVEGSRVHDPSASKSTMGSSCSSICSFRDVVHGNTRVVHRADNSSPESSSLGQQETGLLSRKPAAKSSRRSSSSSSGKSNGGATYTPSSSRGMQFRKLSGCYECHMIIDPSRLPIPRSSVCACSQCGEVFPKMESLELHQAVRHAVWELGPEDSGRNIVEIIFKSSWLKKDNSICKIERILKVQNSQRTIQRFEECRDSVKSRAQNSSKKNPRCAADGNELLRFHCTTLTCPLGAQGSTALCTAIPGCGVCTVIRHGFQGGGKGVKTTASSGRAHDSLAGHCGAPRAMLVCRVIAGRVRRVPEDAPPEDDGVSASGGYDSFAGSAGIYSNLEELVVFNPRAILPCFVVVYKVLSC from the exons ATGGCCCTCCTAGCACTCTTGCCTGAACACTCCCttcccaacaacaacaatggtaagactaagattaataataataagcaGAAGCAGAAACACAAGCAGAATCAAAAGCAGaagcagaaagaaaaacaagcttcttcttcttcttcttcatcttcatggGAGCAAATCAAGAACTTGATATCTTGCAAACAAGTTGAAGGGTCAAGAGTGCATGATCCTTCAGCGTCAAAGAGCACGATGGGTTCATCTTGCAGCTCCATATGCAGCTTCAGAGATGTTGTTCATGGAAACACTAGAGTTGTTCATAGAGCTGATAACTCTTCACCTGAGAGTAGCTCACTTGGCCAGCAAGAAACTGGTTTGTTGAGTAGAAAACCTGCCGCAAAATCATCAAGAaggtcatcatcatcttcatctggGAAATCCAATGGTGGAGCAACCTACACGCCATCATCTTCTAGAGGGATGCAGTTTAGGAAGCTGTCTGGGTGTTATGAATGTCACATGATCATTGACCCTAGCAG GCTACCAATTCCAAGGAGCAGCGTGTGTGCTTGTTCACAGTGTGGAGAGGTGTTCCCTAAGATGGAAAGCTTAGAGCTTCATCAAGCTGTTCGTCATGCTG TTTGGGAGCTGGGTCCAGAGGATTCAGGTCGGAACATAGTGGAAATAATCTTCAAATCAAGCTGGCTAAAGAAGGACAACTCGATATGCAAGATCGAACGGATACTGAAGGTTCAGAACAGTCAACGCACCATCCAACGGTTTGAGGAGTGCAGGGACAGCGTGAAGTCGCGTGCACAGAATAGTAGCAAGAAAAACCCCAGGTGCGCAGCCGATGGCAACGAACTCTTGAGGTTCCATTGCACCACATTGACCTGCCCACTTGGGGCACAGGGATCCACTGCCCTTTGCACTGCCATTCCTGGTTGTGGCGTATGCACTGTCATAAG GCACGGGTTTCAAGGCGGTGGAAAGGGGGTGAAGACCACGGCCAGTAGCGGTAGGGCACATGACTCGCTGGCAGGGCATTGTGGCGCCCCAAGGGCAATGTTGGTTTGCCGTGTCATTGCTGGCAGGGTCAGGCGCGTGCCAGAGGACGCGCCGCCAGAGGACGACGGAGTCTCGGCTAGTGGGGGCTATGATTCTTTTGCAGGCAGTGCCGGGATCTACTCTAACCTTGAAGAGTTGGTTGTTTTCAACCCACGCGCCATCCTACCCTGTTTTGTGGTTGTTTACAAGGTGCTTTCTTGTTGA